In Nonomuraea sp. NBC_00507, the following are encoded in one genomic region:
- a CDS encoding serine/threonine protein kinase — protein MSKLGKVGPYTLVERLGRGGMGEVYLATIRRGERVALKVLHDLAEDETSRIRLEREVRALRRVESPYVAKVLDADLNCARPYLVMEHIEGATLLERVRQSGPLDVSDLVDMAQGIAAALAIIHAAGVVHRDLKPGNIIMGTEGPVLIDFGIAQVLDATRLTMTGTFLGTPGYTAPEIFADENVDSPADVHAWAATVAFAATGRPTFGRGTAEAQMYAVLNGQADLKGVPVALLPLVRAALNREPGKRPTAALLADRLSRLAKATGATEPEPPTAPEAVEEAGRSTPARGRTTDEAAAKSARGRPNNTGADGKVPAPRRRPAADAGRSGTDGKGAAARGRAGQDGAAVRGRTGADEAAARQRSPRTGTAAEGAVARSRMDGTVARARTSADGKVPAPRSRGSADGKNTGPRAKMTTPRQSAAAAVRSRAKPHSKRTTESHTTLPAGNGALLLLAVLAVPCVVTSVIWPIASIAITTVFVVLTRTLWMSHWLIRNRSSPRTRVALRVLLFPLALAGAAATAVVWPGVPVAVASGGALWVTGGGQIDTDWWQQPAPVTVAGVVFGMLCGGITGREIERIGGRLPDLRREGLRALAVLGGFVALCAAAVRALALLL, from the coding sequence GTGAGCAAGCTCGGCAAGGTCGGGCCGTATACCCTGGTCGAGCGGCTCGGCCGGGGCGGGATGGGCGAGGTCTACCTCGCGACCATCCGCCGGGGCGAGCGCGTCGCGCTCAAGGTCCTGCACGATCTGGCAGAGGACGAGACCTCGCGCATCAGGCTCGAGCGCGAGGTCCGCGCGCTGCGCAGGGTCGAGAGCCCTTACGTGGCCAAGGTGCTGGACGCCGATCTCAACTGCGCGCGACCGTACTTGGTCATGGAGCACATCGAGGGCGCCACGCTGCTGGAGCGGGTGCGCCAGAGCGGACCCCTCGACGTCTCCGACCTCGTTGACATGGCGCAGGGCATCGCCGCGGCGCTCGCGATCATCCACGCGGCCGGGGTCGTGCACCGCGACCTCAAGCCGGGCAACATCATCATGGGCACCGAAGGGCCGGTGCTGATCGACTTCGGGATCGCGCAGGTGCTCGACGCGACCCGGCTGACCATGACGGGCACGTTCCTCGGCACGCCCGGCTACACGGCTCCGGAGATCTTCGCCGACGAGAACGTCGACTCGCCGGCCGACGTGCACGCGTGGGCGGCGACGGTGGCGTTCGCGGCCACGGGGCGGCCGACGTTCGGGCGGGGCACGGCTGAGGCGCAAATGTACGCGGTGCTGAACGGGCAGGCCGACCTCAAGGGCGTGCCCGTCGCATTGTTGCCGCTGGTACGGGCCGCACTCAACCGGGAGCCGGGCAAGCGGCCCACGGCGGCGCTGCTGGCCGACCGGCTCTCCCGGCTGGCCAAGGCCACCGGCGCCACGGAGCCCGAGCCGCCCACGGCCCCCGAGGCGGTCGAGGAAGCAGGCAGGTCGACGCCGGCGCGCGGCCGCACCACCGACGAGGCGGCCGCCAAGTCCGCCCGCGGCAGGCCCAACAACACGGGCGCGGACGGGAAGGTGCCCGCGCCGCGCCGTCGCCCGGCCGCCGACGCCGGCCGTAGCGGCACGGACGGCAAGGGAGCGGCGGCACGCGGCCGCGCCGGCCAGGACGGGGCAGCCGTACGCGGCCGCACGGGCGCGGACGAAGCCGCGGCCCGCCAGCGCTCGCCCAGGACGGGCACGGCGGCGGAGGGGGCCGTGGCGCGAAGCCGGATGGACGGGACCGTGGCGCGCGCCCGGACGAGCGCGGACGGGAAGGTGCCCGCACCGCGGAGCCGGGGGAGCGCCGACGGGAAGAACACGGGGCCGCGCGCCAAGATGACCACGCCGCGCCAGAGCGCCGCGGCGGCCGTCCGGAGCAGGGCCAAGCCGCATAGCAAACGCACGACGGAGTCCCACACCACGCTGCCCGCGGGCAACGGCGCCCTGCTGCTGCTCGCGGTGCTGGCCGTGCCGTGCGTGGTGACCTCAGTGATCTGGCCGATCGCCTCCATCGCGATCACGACCGTGTTCGTGGTGCTGACCAGGACGTTGTGGATGAGCCACTGGCTGATCAGAAACCGCAGCTCGCCGCGTACGCGGGTCGCGCTGCGCGTGCTGCTGTTCCCGCTGGCCCTGGCCGGGGCGGCGGCGACCGCCGTGGTGTGGCCGGGCGTGCCCGTCGCGGTGGCGTCGGGCGGGGCGCTCTGGGTGACCGGAGGCGGTCAGATCGACACCGACTGGTGGCAGCAGCCCGCTCCCGTGACGGTGGCTGGCGTGGTGTTCGGGATGCTGTGCGGCGGCATCACCGGGCGCGAGATCGAGCGGATCGGTGGCCGGCTGCCTGATCTCCGCAGAGAGGGGCTGCGCGCGCTGGCCGTGCTCGGCGGGTTCGTCGCCCTGTGCGCGGCCGCCGTGCGGGCGCTCGCCCTGCTGCTCTGA
- a CDS encoding M48 family metallopeptidase codes for MPGMTTTPDRNRVQLPGISSRAYEHPADRSALVALRKLSGFDTVLKQMSGLVSERRLRLMYLASAVRVSETQFRSVYDMGRDAAYILDLHRIPEVYVQQDPQVQAKAIGFDDPFIVVTTGLLNLMNEEEQRFVIGHETSHILSGHAVYRTMLDILTMLAARVAWIPLGYIGLRAIVAGLEEWYRKSELSSDRGGLLVGQDPEAGKRALMKLAGGDYTHEMNIEAFLEQYQEYDTAGDLRDGFLKVLNLLGTTHPFAVVRVAELDKWQRSGEYDRIIGGDYPRREDDPNARVTDEIKAAAESYRASWSQSQDPFIGVLRDVAEGAVNAGERIFNRFSRRDGGQG; via the coding sequence ATGCCGGGCATGACGACCACCCCGGACCGCAACCGCGTCCAACTGCCCGGCATCTCGTCTCGAGCCTACGAACACCCCGCAGACCGGTCCGCGCTGGTCGCTCTGCGTAAGTTGAGTGGGTTCGACACGGTTCTCAAGCAGATGTCCGGCCTCGTGAGCGAGCGCCGCCTGCGCCTGATGTATCTGGCCTCGGCCGTGCGCGTGAGCGAAACACAGTTCCGTTCGGTCTACGACATGGGCCGCGACGCCGCGTACATCCTGGATCTGCACCGGATCCCCGAGGTCTACGTCCAGCAGGACCCGCAGGTCCAGGCCAAGGCCATCGGCTTCGACGACCCGTTCATCGTCGTGACCACCGGTCTGCTCAACCTCATGAACGAGGAGGAGCAGCGCTTCGTCATCGGCCACGAGACCTCGCACATCCTGTCGGGGCACGCGGTCTACCGGACGATGCTCGACATCCTCACCATGCTCGCCGCCCGCGTCGCGTGGATCCCGCTCGGCTACATCGGCCTGCGGGCGATCGTCGCGGGTCTGGAGGAGTGGTACCGCAAGTCGGAGCTGTCCTCCGACCGCGGCGGCCTGCTCGTCGGCCAGGACCCCGAAGCGGGTAAGAGGGCGCTGATGAAGCTCGCCGGCGGCGACTACACCCACGAGATGAACATCGAGGCCTTCCTGGAGCAATACCAGGAGTACGACACCGCGGGCGACCTTCGCGACGGCTTCCTCAAGGTGCTCAACCTGCTCGGCACCACCCACCCGTTCGCGGTGGTGCGCGTGGCCGAGCTGGACAAGTGGCAGCGCAGCGGCGAGTACGACCGCATCATCGGCGGCGACTACCCGCGCCGCGAGGATGACCCCAACGCACGAGTGACCGACGAGATCAAGGCGGCGGCCGAGTCCTACCGCGCATCCTGGTCACAGTCGCAGGACCCGTTCATCGGCGTACTGCGCGACGTGGCCGAGGGCGCCGTCAACGCGGGCGAGCGCATCTTCAACCGCTTCTCGCGCCGCGACGGCGGCCAGGGCTAG
- the nadD gene encoding nicotinate-nucleotide adenylyltransferase, whose translation MMNAPGVQGIRRVGVMGGTFDPIHHGHLVAASEVAHHFDLDEVVFVPTGRPYQKSEREVSAAEDRYLMTVIATASNPRFSVSRVDVDRPGPTYTIDTLRDIAEIYGPQVELYFITGADALEAILGWQNADELFELAHFVGCTRPGHTLHDPGLPAGKVTLLEIPALAISSSECRQRVAKGEPIWYLVPDGIVQYINKRGLYHGHG comes from the coding sequence ATGATGAATGCGCCTGGTGTGCAGGGGATTAGGCGAGTAGGAGTGATGGGCGGGACGTTCGATCCCATCCATCACGGGCACCTTGTCGCGGCCAGCGAGGTCGCTCACCACTTCGACTTGGACGAGGTCGTTTTCGTGCCGACCGGTCGCCCGTACCAGAAGTCGGAGCGCGAGGTGTCCGCCGCCGAGGACCGCTATCTGATGACGGTGATCGCGACCGCGTCGAATCCCCGGTTCTCTGTGAGCAGGGTGGATGTGGACCGGCCGGGACCGACGTACACCATCGACACTTTGCGCGATATTGCCGAAATCTATGGCCCGCAGGTCGAGCTCTACTTCATCACCGGCGCCGACGCGCTCGAGGCCATTCTCGGCTGGCAGAACGCCGACGAGCTGTTCGAGCTGGCCCACTTCGTCGGCTGCACGCGTCCGGGGCACACCCTGCACGATCCCGGGCTGCCTGCGGGAAAGGTCACCTTGCTGGAGATTCCCGCCCTGGCCATCTCCTCGTCGGAGTGCCGGCAGCGCGTGGCCAAGGGGGAGCCGATTTGGTACCTGGTGCCGGACGGAATCGTCCAATACATCAACAAGCGGGGGCTGTATCACGGCCACGGGTGA
- the rsfS gene encoding ribosome silencing factor encodes MTASDRSVQLVRIAAEAAADKLADDILAYDVSEQLVITDAFLLCSATNDRQVRAIVDEIEDRLRTEADAKPVRREGEREGRWVLLDYIDIVVHVQHEEDRTFYALERLWKDCPAISLPESVMQANLQRARA; translated from the coding sequence GTGACCGCATCTGACAGATCCGTCCAGCTCGTGCGCATCGCCGCGGAGGCGGCGGCCGACAAGCTGGCCGATGACATCCTCGCCTACGACGTGAGCGAACAGCTCGTCATCACCGACGCCTTCCTGCTCTGCTCCGCCACCAACGACCGCCAGGTCCGCGCCATCGTCGACGAGATCGAGGATCGGCTGCGCACCGAGGCCGACGCCAAGCCCGTGCGCCGCGAGGGCGAGCGCGAGGGCCGCTGGGTGCTGCTCGACTACATCGACATCGTCGTGCACGTCCAGCACGAAGAGGACCGCACGTTCTACGCGCTCGAGCGCCTGTGGAAGGACTGCCCGGCCATCTCGCTGCCGGAGAGCGTCATGCAGGCCAACCTCCAGCGGGCGCGCGCGTGA
- a CDS encoding histidine phosphatase family protein: protein MSKRIVCLRHGQTLWNVEQRFQGHSDIPLDETGVAQAARAASLLASLRPTLIVSSDLQRANDTALALGRVVGLDVAVDKDFRERGGGQWEGLTREEIAARWPVEYAAWEAPDGEPVTDVAARVGAAMRRWAGRLDDDGLLVVASHGAALRLGICELLRLPEELWPALGGLGNCSWSVLQEGRKGWRLLEHNAGTLPEPVHSDDRPDAEA from the coding sequence ATGAGCAAGCGCATTGTATGCCTGCGACATGGGCAGACGTTGTGGAACGTTGAGCAGCGGTTCCAAGGACACTCCGACATCCCGCTCGATGAGACCGGTGTCGCGCAGGCCGCCAGGGCCGCGTCGCTGCTGGCCTCGCTGCGGCCCACGCTCATCGTCTCCTCAGACCTGCAACGGGCCAACGACACCGCGCTGGCGCTCGGGCGTGTCGTCGGGCTCGACGTGGCGGTCGACAAGGACTTCCGCGAACGCGGCGGCGGCCAGTGGGAAGGGCTGACGCGTGAGGAGATCGCCGCCCGCTGGCCCGTGGAGTACGCCGCCTGGGAGGCCCCGGACGGCGAGCCGGTCACGGACGTCGCCGCACGCGTGGGGGCGGCCATGCGCCGGTGGGCAGGCCGGCTCGACGACGACGGGCTGCTGGTCGTGGCCTCGCACGGCGCCGCGCTCCGGCTCGGCATCTGCGAGCTGCTCAGGCTGCCCGAGGAGCTGTGGCCGGCGCTCGGTGGGCTGGGCAACTGCTCCTGGTCCGTGCTGCAGGAAGGGCGCAAGGGCTGGCGGCTGCTCGAGCACAACGCCGGGACCCTGCCGGAGCCGGTCCACAGCGACGACCGGCCGGACGCCGAAGCATAA